In Micropterus dolomieu isolate WLL.071019.BEF.003 ecotype Adirondacks linkage group LG09, ASM2129224v1, whole genome shotgun sequence, the DNA window TGTGTTAGAGAGGCAGAGACCTGTTCTGGTTTTGCCTTAAGCCAACAATAACGTTATTCtccaaagtattttttttacacgAACGGTTCCCGCTCTGCTAAGCAATACTGCTTCAACAAGACTCCtcttaacgttagctagcttcaAAAAATCACCGGGGTTAGTGCTTCATATTGATTTGTACTATTTTTGCGCAGTTAGTTGAAAGTATTGCACCTGTCTCATTCGCTCATGAAACGTATGTAACGTAAATGTAACCAGCTAGCTACGGCGTTCAGATATCGTCCTTTGGTGCGGATATCACTGCTATTGCTGCAGCCATTATTGCACATTGGCAAAATgagtatttgttttttctgatcTAGCATTTACTATTACCACCACGAAGGAGTCCTTAGCCTCTCTTCCTTCCCTGTTTTCACgctcttatttatcaaattgaaaCATTGCTACACATATGTAAGCTCTTCATTTGTAACCATGTAGCTTCAATTGTTGTAACTTTGCTCTTTTTACATGATTTCTGGAATATTAGAACTCAGTATAGCAACAATGTAATTGTAAtgcattcagtgttttttttcctatttattctctttttttttattaaacctaTGATCTTAATTTTATTGAATGTTCTTTTTTCATTAAGGTTATTGATCGTGAAGGATTTGAAGAGTTTTATCCAAGAATGATGAAGAAAATTTTCAAGATAAAAGAAGGCTAATGAAAACATGTACAGAGCAGAACATAGAAGGTGGAAAGGGAGGAAATGTGACGGAAGAATGGTGTCAGATAGAAGCGCTTGCAGTGTAAAGGCTAAAATGAAACTGGTTTCAGTTTGGgtgaagagaggaaaaacagacCTGGAATCAGAAAatgagaaaactgaaaaaagaagAATGAAGAAGGATAGAAATCCTGAGAGAAGGGGGTAGCGTGTAAAGAATCTGGAAGAATGAATGTGTCCCTAGGTTAAGTAAATACACTGTTTGTGTCACAAATGTCTTCTCTTTACCATGCTCCCTTTTTATGTAACATGaaaatgcatgttttattttttcccttgATGGTCCAGGTGGACATGGAAATAGACCTGTCATGTACTTTAGATTGGTATGGTTAATAATGGGCCACACTGTAAACCAAagattttttattgtaattataaaatTACTAACCCTTTCCTCCACAGTACATAAGCTGTGCATTTTagacacatgtactgtatgtttccaACATACTCTACCACATCTCACTCTTCTGTGCttgatttattttctgcataaagaaataaatatatttgtccAAGAAAATGTTGTTAACATCCTGCTGTGGCAATAGGGGTCACGCTCCCCATCTAAATCGGATCGTGGAAGTCCAGCTCGGGTCAAGTCAGAGAGCAGGTCCGGCTCCCCGAGCCCATCCCGGGCCTCCAAGCGCTCTGAGTCCAGATCCCGCTCTCGGTCAAAATCTAGGTATGCCTTTATTGTGATCACATCATATTACAAAATGCTAAATGCTCGTTAGGGGCTGAAATATGTCACTACAGGGTGCTCTGTACCCGTACTCTGCATAATATGTCATCTATAGCTGTGTCATAAGTTGTGTACCATTAAATTCAATACCTGTTCTGCATCTTTTTCAGGTCTCGCTCAAGGCGGCACTCAAACCGCCGCTATAGCCGTTCACGCTCTCGGTCCTATTCCCACCGGAAGAAGTCCCGCTCTCGTTCGTACAGCCCCGAGTACCGCCGCAGGAGGAGCCAGAGCACTTCCCCTATGTCAAACCGGCGGCGTCACACCGGCAGCAGGGTGAGTGTAATGAGATCTGAAGATAGGTAAAGTACAATCGGCTATTACAGAAGGAGAACAAAAGGACACTGTATGTGCATATGGTGTTAAAATATTAATCTAGTTTTGGGGAGATTGTTGCATATCTTATCCTGTAATTAGTGAGAAAATTGGCATATACTGTATGACCTGTTAACAGATTGAATACAATATCAGTCGTGCTCAAAATGTATTGGGAAGACAAGGAAATGGTGCgaagttgtgtttttaaagttgcTATGTGATTTCACAACCATCAGGCCAATCTCCTCAaaactgttttccttttttttttaatgtaattatttcagCACTTTTAATGAGCAAAATGTGTTAAACgcaatgtgtataaaatgttttacataagGATTTGAGATGGATTATTGAAAGCATGATTTAAATAACAGTTTAAAGTCATGGTTATTTctcattcttttatttattaggaAGTTAATTGTGGTAATACTGTGGGAAACTACTTTGAAATGACATTTAATAACCCCTTTTTGTTAATCTTCCCCCTCCTTTCATTATATCAACAGAGCCATGACTTCACTAAAGAAGCATGCAGTCATGGCGGTGATGCTGATGTTAGGGTATGTGGACCTTCTGACATATTTTGGGCAGGAGCaatgtaatgtttgtgtgtggccCAGTGTAGTACTGGATGAGGGATAACGGGGTAAATATAACCTAGTGAAAATCAAATTGAGCTTGGTGTATTTAGACAATGCGGCAGGTTTGCAAACAAAACTGCATATTACATATTGATTTTGATGTCTGCAATGTGCATTGGATCACCTACTGAATTAAGGTAAAGTGGGCATTAGCCATCTTATCAATTCttagaaaaaaacatcttaacaGTATTTgagtaactgtgtgttaattttATTGCATCAGTATATGTGGCTgatttcaaatgtgtgtgtatgcagttttcatgtatttttgtttataatgtGCTGTATCTGTTTCATTATGACAAGCAAAATTTCACACTTGTTAAATATTGATGTTTAGTAATAAATAACTCTATGCTTTTCTTGCAGCACCATGTTAGCCCACAGTTTGTGTAATgtcaataatattttaatatgctgctgcttttaaaaatgcaaatgcaaagcAGGAATTAAGTGACACTTTTAAAGCAAACAAGAGGCAAATGACATCATTTTGTACATTGTATAGCTGTCCCAGGGGCATTTTTTGAAAGCTGTTTAAGGGGTTATTAAAGCTGTCATAGTTTACCCACTAAGCATTTACCGTTGGACTGGTACAACTGGAAATGCTTGGTGAGGGAGGTTTTGGTACCCTGTTGTGAAAATGTGCATAGATTCTTACCTTTTTTAGTAGTAATTCAATAACTGCCTCTGTTGTAAGCCTGATGTCATCCTGTAAGAGCAAATATCCAATGTAGTTGGAGTGGTTTCTCTTCCATAACAGTGAAAAACTGATCTGAAGCAGCCAGTATATAAATAAGGCAGTTTGTAAAAGTTCTAAATACATTTGCCATTTTTTCTTGGTGCAGAATTGTTTTCTGAGCTTAAGTTTTGGAAAGATTTACTTCTATATTCTCAGTgcattaaacatgtaaaatgctTCCGTGTGTGAAGAAACATGTTTTGCATACTAAGGCCAGTAAATGGATTTGTATGCAAAGCATTAGATGAGTAGATGTGGTAAACCGCACTATCAACTGACCCTGATTGTTGACCCTTCCAGGCAAACCCTGACCCCAGCACATGTTTGGGAGTGTTTGGCTTGAGCCTGTACACCACAGAGCGTGACCTGAGGGAGGTGTTTTCACGCTATGGTCCTCTGGCAGGAGTCAATGTGGTGTACGACCAGCGCACGGGTCGCTCCCGTGGCTTTGCCTTTGTATACTTCGAGAGAATTGACGATTCCAAAGAGGTATGGGAAATGTTTGTGGCTTTCAGATAATCTTTCGTTCTGATCCAAGTAACTCATTGTTTCCTGTCTTTAGTTGTACTTAATTACAATCATCTGGTGTTTTTAAAGCGTAAAATATTACATGATTAGATGGCTGAGAAAGGTGGCATGGCTGTAGATCTGAGAACCGGGGGTAAAGAGTattatcaaagtatttatgCAAAAAGTGTTATGACTAGTCATCGCATTGATTTTTGCCCTTGGACACTCTTTGATTAGGTGCTTCTATGTGttagttaaaatatttttaaaactatAATTCTACATCCATATAAGGTCATTGGCAACTAATTATTGTTTGGCACTTAGTAGTAAGTCAGTTTCAGTTTATTATTTAGGTGCGATTACATGAGCACACCACTAGGTGTCTGCCTTGCCACAAATTCCCTCTGTCACCTTGCAGTCCCATAGCAAGGGGTAACAGTGTATAATGTTGTTGGGCCTTTGtgaattattactttattttggttgtgttttttgtttttttttaccaaagaGCTTACATTAGTCTGATAACATCTTTGTCTTCTCCTGCCTCTTGTGTTCCCTAGGCAATGGAGCGAGCCAATGGCATGGAGCTGGACGGAAGGCGCATCAGAGTGGATTATTCCATTACCAAACGACCTCATACCCCCACACCAGGAATCTACATGGGCCGACCAACTCAGTAAGAATAAACACTAATGTCAGGTCTTGCTCATCAGTTTCCTTAGCATATTGTGTTGCATTGAATAATCCAACTGTGCATCCTTTCTTGAAACATTCGTGATTTGTGGTGTTTTTCAAGAAATAAGACGCCTGGAAGTCGTggccttgttgtttatttatttttttctttcaacagCAATGGTGGCGgcggaggtggtggtggtggtggtggcggcgGCGGTAGCAGCAGGAGGGGGAGAGACTCGTATTATGATCGTGGCTATGACCGCTATGACAGATACGACGAGTATGACTATAGGTATAGGTGAGTAATAATTTGTGAATACAAAGTCAGTGTTACACTGGTACGTGGGAGAAAATGGATTaaattttctttgtctctgcagTCGCCGCCGCTCTCCGTCACCCTACTACAGTCGATACAGGTCTCGCTCAAGGTCTCGCTCCTACAGCCCACGTAAGTGTGAAGAGAAATGCATACAATAGAAAGCTTGCCTAACTGCATCTATTGTATCATCTTCAGACATGAAATAAGACTGTTGGTATGCATATTCAAATGGCTTTATGTAGCCTACCTTGATCACAGGTGACACATTGATTTTTATCAGTAGTGGACCTATAACTGAACTAATGTAAATTtcctattttctttttacaggaCGATACTAAGTTGCTTCTTTCAACGATCAGCTTCCTTCCAATAATTGATGGTGTGTGATTCATCAAGGTGTTTCTAAGAGGAACATTTTGAATTAGCATGTCTATATCAACAGAACTCCTAAGTTTCAGATAGTTCTTGTTTACATGCGATAGatgtcttgatttttttttagacGTTATAATGCATCTGTGAGTATGAGCAACAAAGTCAGCAACTGTTACTGTTGCTTCATTAGGGACTTGCATCTTTCCCTCCCTTTTAATTGCCTGCAGCAATGACACCTTTGTCAAAAGAGGGTGATTGAGATTTATTGCACTGATCACTATTTACGTGGTCCTGGTAATGATGGGGACAGAAAACTGTGTTTTAGTAAATAATGGTGACACTTAATTTTACAACCTGTAACTATTGTATGCTATAAGTAACTATTAAGAATACCCTCGAAAGATAACGGATTAATCTCATTGTTAACCTAGAAGTAACTGAGTTTGCTGGTAAGTAGCAGGTAAACCGGGCTGTAAAAGTAAGTGTTACTACCAATCAGTTGTTTGTTCTCTGCTCACATTCAAAGTCGctggagggttttttttgttttgttttgttttttttaagtcattTGCATTTCTCCAGAGTTTTATTAtcatgtattacattttttttttttttattgttgtttgttatgGAAATACAACTACATGAAAACTCCAAagtttgtaatgtgtttttctgactTGATGTGCATGAAATTGAAGTTGAGCTTTAGTTGTATAGGTGGGAGTTAATACTTTAAGTTGAGTGGGTGAGGTGGGAAAACAAGCCGGGAGAGTTTCACAGAACAAGACCAGTGCCAAGACATTGTGCATGATAAGTTTAtgttcacacacatttaaagtaGTTCATCTCTTCACAGTCACAATAGATTCTCCAAAAGTTTGAGTTTTCTCTCATTCGCGCTCCACCAATGAAAACACGCAAAGAAGGACTTTTACCAAGCTTTTATTGCGTGGCTTTCATTACATAAGATACAAAGTTCACATGTGAGAAAACAGACTATTATTCACTCTGTTCACAGTAACGACAAAAGGGCTTGTGCTTTGCTCAAAATGTATTAAGATGGTGCACTTTTAAATTCACTTTGGTGTGTCTGACATACCTAACTGTAACAATGGCATTACTAGAACAATTCCTTAAAGCAAAGTAACAAATATGTTTaacattatgaaaagatgagtCAACACAGCCAAGTTTGTTCAAGGTCACATTGCCTAATGTCAGAAGTAAACCTGAAGGAATGGAGGGCTCTTTATATGTAGACTTTAGCCCCAACAACAAAGCACTTGATTGAAATGGGGTTAACAATCACGGCTGACACTGCATGGGGCCCCTCAGAGAGATGCGTTCATTTACATCAACTCAAAGATAATTCTTTAGGTTCCAAGGTAACCACTAGCTGCAAGGACACAATGGTCAAAGTGTGAAGGCTTTCTCACTAGATTTAACAGTCAAAGCCATAGTCAGTCTGTCGTATCCATTTGTGCTAATTTTCGCCTTAAATATTTATGTTAACTGAACTTAAATCACTGGTATTCCTTATTTGTCTTGTATAAGTTTgtagaataaaataaactgaaatttaGTTCTTGTGCAGTAATTCATAGTTTAATATTGTAGACAACAGGTGGAGATGATGCAGATGATTCCCATGATTTTATGACATGCAAGTTGTGTTGTGATATAtgaatttctttttcttcactgAACCATGCACTATGACGTCGTCGATGGCGGGGAGCATCCACCAGCAGGTTGACCAGTAGGGGACCGAATGGGTAGATAAGTTTCATATTATTGGGATTCCATATAGCGACATCTCCCCAACAGAGCTTGGCATTCAAATGTTCAGAAAGATACACATTATTATCTGGGTCAGATAAAGGACAATATCAAGAGTAATGTAAACTATTTGCCTGGGGGAAGCAGTCCACACCTActtctcacacacaaaaaagagatgAGTCAAATCATTGTTGCACTCTGGGGCCAGCGAATAAAGTGCATTCTAATTCTAGCTATATCAAATATACTACAagcatattttcatgttttccatCAACTTTATCATATAGTTCTATACTGAGGTTTTTCTGAGAGAAGCAAACACGCCTGAGGTCTACACCAGGTGCTACCTGTAGCTTTTACATGTATTTGTGATAAGAATGAAACTGGGACATACAGGACAATGTCTAATGGTTAACAGGCAACAGCATGTTCATGTAGTCTGGTCTGAACACAGGATGACTGGTGTGGGGGGTGAAGGCTTAAATTAACCACTTCTTGAGTTGTTCATGTCTGACCAGTAAATATGATGCTCCACTTGGAACAACAAACATTAACAACATCAGCACACTGATTTTCTTACTTATCAGTCAGAGTTCTTGATGACTCAGATATCCAAAAGCAAATGTCACCTGACCCTTTTTATCCTTTTACTTTGGGTTTATCTTAAGTCAGAGGGAGTTGTTATCTGAAAGTGACATTTTTGGAGGTCTAATGCATTTATGTGTTTATATCTTAAAGAAATGTATCCAAACTCAACCAACAAACAGTTCTGTACTGTgccagaaatgtgttttattgtttgtttttgtaggcTAATTAGTAAATTATcaattttaactttgttttaaaCTTGTGAAGATTTTAATACAAGTGACAATGTACAAACAGCGGAAAAAGTTAATTTACTCTaccataacattttaaaaagcctCTGGTTCAAAAATTATGTTAAATCCACATCAAATAATATGTACTTCTTTACTGAAATTAATTACCAGAATCATCAAGTTGataaataggctacagtaaATAACAGCtatattttaaacaataattTGCTGAAACATTTCCACATGAGAGAAATACACTATGTAGTATATTCCAGATTTTGCAGTAAACCTAATCTAATGTAAAATTACAAGTGTGAAAACTTGAAGCACAATAAAATCATGTGTTTCTCCTCTTTTAGAAAACAAGAGCTTGAAGAAAGGGATTGCTTTTGAATTGCTTCAAGAGAGATTTTCTTAACACAAATGACAGTGTAACTAATCAATCAAGGTGCTGAAACCAGTAAACAACAGTTGCCAGAAGGGAAGTATTCCTATAAGAGAGCCAAAACTACATGCTAAAAGCATGGCCATACAGTAGAGCTTCAATGTATGACAAAGTTTGAAAATATTCATGTGCCTGTGCTGTGAAAACACCCACTTTCATCAGACGTTTGTGCTGCATGAACATGTGGTGTTAATCTGATCAAATGCACAATAATAATGAAGTTATCTAAAGATCACAAGAAATGCAAAAATCAACAGATTTTTATTACAAAAGTGTATATTTTTCTGTTCAAataatgagaaataaaaagaaataagaatTTCAAGCTATTTCTTTTACACACACTGCTGTGTGGGaaatgcagtgtgtgcaaattttaatcaaattacttgcaattaaacaaacatttcattaaaaatacaGGGAGAGCTGTTGCCACTTGTGAAACAAAACTACAGGATGACGGCAGCTTTGACTGCTATTAATAGCTTTTTTAAGAGttgttattaataataacaagaCACCAATTATTTCCTCAAAAATATCTCCCCTTTAAAATAATCGTTTCTGTGACTGTTGACCTAGACTGAGTTAACTTTTTCACACTAATTTCCAGGATTTGACTTTTGTTTGAGAGGAAAAAAGTTTAGCCcaaagagaaggaaaaggaaaactaCAGTTCATTTACTGCTATTATTCTttttaaaagcaacaaagacagtatattaaatatatatttccgTTTCAATATTATACCAGTTAGCATTAACTCGTTATTTACAGGAATGTTCATTGGCATGTGTTATGAGGGGGCACAAACCGCCATTTTCTAATGAGATGAAGGGTGTCATCCCACAGGAGAAGCTGAgaagaaaacacattcaaattttgttgttgttttgcagccTACATGTAACCTCATGAGGTGAATAGAAAACAAATGTCTGGACCCCCCGCCCCAGAAAAGACTTGTATTAACGCAGAAAGGGACATTGTTCCCATCAGTTCATGTTACTGCAAGGCTCTAGATTCTCCTCAACATGGCGTTCACCACAGTGTTCCCTGACTCTGTCCGAAGCGGTCAGTCAGTGGATTTAATGGTAACATCTCAAGTGGAAAGAAAACATTGTTACATATTTGAATCGCCcaacaatacataaaaaaataaagccatCTCACCGGAAAACAGAATCCCTTGTGTAGCCTAAAGGGGTTTGTGAAAGAGCCTTGCGCTTGGCGACGTAGACTATCTAGATCTTGGAGTGAGGCCAGTAGCTCAAAGTTGGGCTATAAGCTGCGTTTTACTTAAACAATctgcctcccctctcctctctctccctctccctctctagAAATATCCCAGACTATGTTTAAACAGATCGATTTTGTCAGTTCTTTTCCTACACTGACATTAGCCGCAGCAATCTTCCCACATATAGGATGCAGTCTAGTCTAAAACTTTATGTCAGTTTGCCCCCTATGGAATTCGTCCATAGCGAGGAGTCCTGCGCTTGGGGGCGGGGAGACTTTCTGTACATTCCTCAGCGATACATTCACTACTCCTCCTGCAGAGCcagcagccacacacacacacacacacacacacacacacacagacaggctgcAGCCATGCATCAGTTCACCGACAAAGTCATGAGAGCGCTCACATGACTGCTGCCTCTATACGTTCAGTCCACAAATCTACCATCTAGCTATAAGGCGCTACCCAGCAGAGAGAGCACATGTAGACCTGGTTCCTGCGTGTGCGTTTCGTTATTTCATATGCAGTGAAAATCATTAAAGCCAAATAAACTGGGTTATAAAAAATTGTATGAGTCTTACAAGGCCAACGGAAAGCGCTTAGGTTTCATGAATGCCTTATATTGGTCCATACAGAAAGAATACATGCATCTAACCACAAATGGAAAGGTTATTAAGAAACTTTTCCGGAGTCGaaacttgaaagaaattatAAGACGATTAAAAGTTAGTAGGAAGTGCACTCAAAGCGGGTTTTAAACGCTctcttttattctcttttcgTTTAACTTATTTATATGAGTGGCCCATACATGTAAACAAGGCCTAAACTTGCTGAAAAGTTGAgaacagttattttaaaaagtgcCGCGGATCGGCCCCTGGCTCGTGTTTCGTTACATCTTTATGGCTCATGACAAAGCCCGACAGAGGAAACATGGGGAGAAATGCATAATTGGCGCGCTGATTCATATAGAATAGTCGAGCCGCGGAGCCAATGAATGAGCGCGTTGAGGCCGAGCCAGCAGCAGTAGTACGGAGCGGGTCTTCAGCCCCCTGATTGGACAGTCCTCCCGACCAATCAGAgagctttgtgtgtttgttcagcAGCAGAGGAATAAACCCACTGAGACAGCCATGGCCCCAGTCTGAGCCAGTGACTGAAGGGCCCACTAAACCAACACTCCCTTTGTAACCTGCTTTACATGAGCATGCACACCTATGCTCATTCATTAGGAAACATTGCAGGGACACAGTATTATCATTTCAGCTCAAACCATAGCTTTTTGCACTGGGAGTTGTATTGCTGCAGTGGAGGTTACATCCATCTAAACACCTtggtgaaatacattttaacaaactttTCAAAATCAAGCTGTTTAAAGGCTAAATGACTTAGCAAATCGTACATGTAGActacaatgaaaaacacacttacagGAAAAAGGAAATTCAAGGCAATGCTATTATGTAACTTTTTATAGTTGCCATTGTTGTGGCTACAATTAATTCTTTCTACAGGATAACTCCTATAACACATTTAAAGGGATCAAATGATGCTCTTGTGCATGatccagaaaaaaaattgtCTAACACATACGGTATTTCTCATATCTCAAATTATACTGTCACATGTGCTGTGTATGGAGCACACATTAACACTTATGTAGCCTGAATCCTCCTCTGAAGATGTTGGTATTAAAGTTGAACTTTGAACCAATATTATAAATATGCTGAGTATAAACAGACACAAGACCAGCTTATTAGGTAGGGTATATAAATCTAAAACTACTGCAGTCTAATAAAACAATCTATAGcaaatcctaccttcatgaagtTTTGACTGTTCaatttttgttaaaactgttttagagaaGTGGTGATTCACCTTTATGGTTATTTTGAAGCACAGCTCAGTATAACACAGTACAGTAGTCCATAACACCTCTCTAAAAACTGTTAcaacaaaaatggaaaattaTAACCCTCATGGAGTTAGAATTTTTTTGCAGGATTGTTGTAATAGATTGCATTAGACTGAACTAGTTGTACTTTATAAACTGGCACCAAAGCACAGATAGATGTAGAGATAGACAGATATATGGAGAGATACTgtaaaatgtaggcctacttcaGTTTCACTGATGCATACACCAGAAGTATTTAAGAAAATTACACTTTAAGAAATTGTTTTTGACTGTCAGATATGGTCTATTGATAAGCATGACATTGTGTGTAATCCTTGGTGTTGAAAACCTAAATTCTGCTCTGACAGCATATCGACCTTTGTGCCATCAACAGGTAGGCTATGGATTCAACCGCCCATCAGTCCTGTAAACAGGGACATCATCTGCAATGACCCACGCGTGAACTATCGTCCTTTGTCTGTGATTTACAAAAGATGTAACTGACAGTTGTGTAATATTTAAGACATGTATTCCACACGTGATTGAATTGGGCTATGCGTTGCACAGGACGCTAGGGGCACTTTAGTGCAGGAGACCCCTCCCTCTTTCAGTAAATGCAAGTCCATGCCGGAGGTATAGCAGAGAGGATTCACCATGTGCATTCAGACCACACTGCCAAGGCTTTCTCGTTGTGCCAAACGCTCTGAAAGTTGGGGGAAACAAGTGGCGTGACGGCACCCATCTCGCCCAAAGACACCCCCTCAATATCATTTTTGTGTGACCATGAGCAAGTCGGGCCTGCTGTTGGACTTTGAGTTGTGGATCAGGGAGGGCATGGCTCCACTCTAGTAGGAGAAGATGGATGCCGTCATGTGGATAGTAGTACGTGTCAGTTCCATATTGCGCGAGGGCCCAAGGAGCGGCGCAGGGCCCTCCCT includes these proteins:
- the tra2a gene encoding transformer-2 protein homolog alpha isoform X3, coding for MSNRRRHTGSRSHDFTKEACSHGGDADVRANPDPSTCLGVFGLSLYTTERDLREVFSRYGPLAGVNVVYDQRTGRSRGFAFVYFERIDDSKEAMERANGMELDGRRIRVDYSITKRPHTPTPGIYMGRPTHNGGGGGGGGGGGGGGSSRRGRDSYYDRGYDRYDRYDEYDYRYSRRRSPSPYYSRYRSRSRSRSYSPRRY
- the tra2a gene encoding transformer-2 protein homolog alpha isoform X2, with the translated sequence MSDIEDGNYGGRGSRSPSKSDRGSPARVKSESRSGSPSPSRASKRSESRSRSRSKSRSRSRRHSNRRYSRSRSRSYSHRKKSRSRSYSPEYRRRRSQSTSPMSNRRRHTGSRSHDFTKEACSHGGDADVRANPDPSTCLGVFGLSLYTTERDLREVFSRYGPLAGVNVVYDQRTGRSRGFAFVYFERIDDSKEAMERANGMELDGRRIRVDYSITKRPHTPTPGIYMGRPTHNGGGGGGGGGGGGGGSSRRGRDSYYDRGYDRYDRYDEYDYSRRRSPSPYYSRYRSRSRSRSYSPRRY
- the tra2a gene encoding transformer-2 protein homolog alpha isoform X1; its protein translation is MSDIEDGNYGGRGSRSPSKSDRGSPARVKSESRSGSPSPSRASKRSESRSRSRSKSRSRSRRHSNRRYSRSRSRSYSHRKKSRSRSYSPEYRRRRSQSTSPMSNRRRHTGSRSHDFTKEACSHGGDADVRANPDPSTCLGVFGLSLYTTERDLREVFSRYGPLAGVNVVYDQRTGRSRGFAFVYFERIDDSKEAMERANGMELDGRRIRVDYSITKRPHTPTPGIYMGRPTHNGGGGGGGGGGGGGGSSRRGRDSYYDRGYDRYDRYDEYDYRYSRRRSPSPYYSRYRSRSRSRSYSPRRY